A portion of the Atribacterota bacterium genome contains these proteins:
- a CDS encoding ABC transporter permease subunit translates to MFIIILVYGVLLVGSFTRTWGIDWRFSLQHWNILLGTKISSLYNSIKYALFAGGGAAIFSLFASYFIFGKNFFGKKVLDFMVILPASIPGIFLGVGFLLAFNSPPLLLTGTSLIIILGLMVWNIPLGYQACTASLTQVGAEIEEGAINLGAHPLQVFKDIIFPLLKIPFLSGFIMGFLRSITNLSIVIFLISPGNNTATAEILSLIQYAELGPAIALCVALFGIALLVIFFTQLFLGKGINLFSQGQRGA, encoded by the coding sequence GTGTTTATCATTATTCTGGTTTATGGGGTATTGCTGGTAGGATCTTTCACCAGAACATGGGGTATTGACTGGAGATTTTCCTTACAGCATTGGAACATATTGCTGGGTACAAAAATTAGTAGTCTGTACAATAGCATAAAGTATGCTCTTTTTGCGGGAGGAGGTGCTGCTATTTTTTCTTTATTTGCCAGTTATTTTATCTTTGGCAAGAATTTTTTTGGCAAGAAAGTATTGGATTTTATGGTCATCTTACCGGCATCAATACCCGGTATTTTCCTGGGAGTAGGATTTCTGTTAGCCTTTAATAGCCCACCTTTGCTTCTAACCGGTACATCACTTATTATTATTCTCGGATTAATGGTCTGGAATATCCCTTTGGGATATCAAGCCTGCACCGCAAGCTTAACCCAGGTTGGAGCCGAGATTGAAGAAGGAGCCATTAACTTAGGGGCTCATCCCTTACAAGTATTTAAGGATATTATATTTCCTTTGCTTAAAATTCCTTTTTTATCAGGATTTATCATGGGCTTTTTACGTTCCATTACCAATTTAAGTATTGTCATATTTTTAATTTCACCGGGAAATAATACTGCTACAGCAGAGATATTAAGTCTGATACAGTATGCCGAATTAGGACCAGCTATTGCATTATGTGTTGCCCTTTTTGGGATTGCATTGTTGGTTATTTTCTTCACACAGTTATTTTTGGGGAAAGGAATCAATCTATTTTCCCAAGGTCAAAGAGGAGCTTAA
- a CDS encoding branched-chain amino acid ABC transporter permease, which produces MLFYLVQQLINAISYGSILGLLAVGYTMIYGILGLINFAHGEIFMIGAFSCYLFAKFLNLPWFTAALLAIASSVVSGIALERIAYRPCIKRGGSVLTIFIISFAASMFLRYLFMMFFTDERRAFPIPAFFEKMYFIGGIVIGLRDIIIFITTVIIMLVISYFIKYSKLGIAMRAVSYDKRTANFMGINSTLIIKIAFVIGSILAGISGIEYGLSFGIVNPSMGFNPGLTGFIAAVLGGIGNVPGAMIAGFIVGIGEILFVAILPSIYSPLRPLFVWILLFFILFLKPTGLFRPNVKFDGGWEE; this is translated from the coding sequence ATGTTATTTTATTTGGTACAACAACTGATTAATGCCATTTCTTATGGCAGTATATTGGGCTTACTAGCAGTGGGCTATACAATGATCTATGGAATTCTGGGTTTAATTAATTTTGCTCATGGCGAAATCTTTATGATTGGAGCTTTTTCATGTTATCTTTTCGCTAAATTTCTTAATCTACCCTGGTTCACTGCTGCACTTTTAGCTATTGCCTCATCAGTTGTTTCAGGAATAGCTCTGGAAAGAATTGCCTACCGACCTTGCATTAAGAGAGGAGGTTCTGTTTTAACTATATTTATTATTTCATTTGCTGCTTCAATGTTTTTAAGATATTTATTTATGATGTTTTTTACAGATGAGCGAAGGGCATTTCCAATTCCTGCTTTTTTCGAAAAGATGTACTTTATAGGAGGCATAGTAATTGGACTGCGAGATATAATTATTTTTATAACTACTGTTATAATTATGCTGGTTATTAGTTACTTTATAAAGTATTCTAAACTTGGAATAGCCATGAGAGCAGTATCATACGATAAAAGAACTGCAAATTTTATGGGTATTAACAGCACTCTTATTATTAAAATTGCTTTTGTTATAGGATCTATACTTGCTGGTATTTCTGGTATTGAATATGGATTGAGTTTTGGAATTGTGAATCCGAGTATGGGTTTTAATCCAGGACTTACCGGTTTTATTGCTGCAGTGCTGGGAGGTATTGGTAATGTGCCCGGTGCCATGATTGCCGGTTTTATTGTAGGAATAGGCGAGATCCTCTTTGTGGCAATATTGCCCTCTATTTATTCACCTCTTCGCCCTTTGTTTGTGTGGATTTTATTGTTTTTCATACTTTTCTTAAAACCAACTGGCCTATTTCGGCCAAATGTTAAGTTTGATGGGGGATGGGAAGAATGA
- a CDS encoding branched-chain amino acid ABC transporter permease translates to MKKNKSTVIKNRWYYIVGFIAAIAILALIEKNMRGFYLGIFLLFGINAIICLGVTITNGYANIFSLGFGGIMLFSAYVSSLFTLPIQYKASFLKLPEWLEAAQLPFPLALFLGAIAAVLASITLVLPAFRLRGHYFILASIGINIVMANLAVNLRSFTHGPLGIRNMPFATNVWWVYGILFLTVIFMWRFTHSKFGRAVITLGKDQTLASTMGIDVVRYKIFAFITGSFIVGLAGPLWVHYTGAMHPEVFGLVFVFQIIAMLVIGGIGTISGAILGAGIITMFTHLARPIQEGFKIFSLQVPPLIGLIQVLMAIMIFLVLMYKPEGLLGKNEITEQILPKFWLRLKEKEN, encoded by the coding sequence ATGAAGAAAAACAAAAGTACTGTTATAAAAAATCGATGGTATTATATAGTAGGTTTTATTGCAGCGATTGCCATTCTTGCTCTAATTGAGAAAAATATGAGAGGATTTTATCTTGGTATCTTTCTCTTATTTGGAATTAATGCCATTATTTGTTTGGGTGTTACCATTACAAATGGTTATGCTAATATTTTTTCTTTAGGATTTGGAGGGATCATGCTTTTTTCAGCATATGTTTCCAGCTTGTTTACCCTTCCTATTCAGTATAAAGCGTCTTTTTTAAAACTTCCAGAATGGTTAGAGGCAGCTCAGTTACCATTTCCTCTAGCTTTGTTTTTAGGTGCTATTGCTGCTGTATTGGCAAGTATTACCTTGGTTTTACCAGCTTTTCGCCTTAGAGGGCATTATTTTATTCTGGCTTCTATAGGCATTAATATAGTGATGGCTAATCTTGCTGTAAACTTACGTTCTTTTACTCATGGACCTTTGGGTATCAGAAATATGCCTTTTGCTACTAATGTCTGGTGGGTATATGGAATTTTGTTTTTAACAGTCATTTTTATGTGGAGATTTACTCACTCCAAATTTGGAAGAGCAGTAATTACCCTTGGCAAGGATCAAACCCTGGCTTCAACTATGGGCATTGACGTCGTTCGTTATAAAATTTTTGCTTTTATCACTGGCAGTTTTATTGTTGGATTAGCTGGTCCATTATGGGTTCATTATACAGGAGCAATGCACCCGGAAGTGTTTGGTCTGGTTTTTGTATTTCAAATAATAGCAATGCTGGTGATAGGAGGTATAGGTACTATTTCAGGCGCAATTCTTGGCGCTGGAATTATTACTATGTTTACACATCTTGCCCGACCCATACAGGAAGGTTTTAAAATATTTAGTTTACAGGTTCCCCCTTTAATTGGCTTGATTCAAGTTTTAATGGCCATTATGATATTTTTGGTTTTAATGTATAAACCGGAAGGATTACTTGGTAAAAATGAAATTACTGAACAGATCTTACCAAAGTTTTGGTTAAGATTAAAAGAAAAGGAGAATTAG
- a CDS encoding ABC transporter ATP-binding protein, producing the protein MLLSIENVSTGYGKAQVLKNVSINLEKGEIVALIGANGAGKTTTLRCITGVIKPWDGIIKFNDQKIDSLQPFEIVSLGISYCPEGRDIFGNLSVFENLKVGGYLIKDRNEFKTYLDWIYDLFPILKDRCNQIAGSLSGGEQQMLAIGRALMSKPIVLCLDEPSLGLAPIVVENIFDTIQQINSNGTSILLVEQNVSLALDIAKRAYVLEKGEVRLSGECKGFSNSEYVKNSYLGIT; encoded by the coding sequence ATGTTACTGTCAATAGAAAATGTTAGTACAGGTTATGGGAAAGCCCAGGTTCTTAAAAATGTTAGTATTAATCTTGAAAAGGGTGAGATAGTCGCTTTAATCGGGGCTAATGGCGCGGGGAAAACTACAACCTTAAGGTGCATAACCGGCGTAATCAAGCCCTGGGATGGTATTATTAAGTTTAACGATCAGAAAATTGACTCTCTCCAACCATTTGAGATTGTTTCGCTGGGAATTTCTTACTGTCCAGAAGGAAGAGATATATTTGGGAATCTTTCGGTGTTTGAGAATCTGAAAGTGGGAGGTTACCTGATTAAGGATCGAAATGAATTTAAGACATACCTTGATTGGATTTATGATCTTTTTCCTATTTTAAAGGATCGGTGCAATCAAATTGCCGGATCACTGAGTGGTGGGGAACAACAGATGCTAGCGATTGGCAGAGCACTTATGTCAAAACCTATTGTTCTTTGTCTTGATGAACCTTCTTTAGGTCTGGCTCCCATAGTAGTGGAAAATATATTTGATACCATTCAGCAGATAAATTCTAACGGGACTTCTATACTTCTGGTAGAACAAAATGTAAGTCTGGCGTTAGATATTGCCAAAAGGGCTTATGTCCTTGAAAAGGGAGAGGTCAGGCTTAGTGGAGAGTGTAAAGGTTTTAGCAATAGTGAATATGTTAAAAATTCGTATTTAGGAATTACATGA
- a CDS encoding ABC transporter substrate-binding protein: MRRLSLRTFKVIFIFIFFLSTFVVTFAQEKEPLLVGSIWDQVGFGGTIGQICLKGSQLAVDLVNEAGGIYGRKVEYINIDGQSELDVIAGAAKRLAEERKVLAAIGSEDDSLTSASGPVFQANGTVFLTGPATTPTQPEIGEYIFMPAYGDHFQGTAAAKFCAEELGWKKIAVLYDAASAYSVYLSKAFQEAFRYFTNDPTAIVQVESYMTGDMTFTAQLTRIRGIQDKIDAFVTFPPEPQDAPVYSKQARSLGITVPLFFTDGGDDMSVVEVGGDAVEGAYISTQFAGDAPTTEIGKQFVLDYNNKFGEEPGCFESIGYDSMRLVLESIDAIIGIVGDEVWDSMTLVQKRTAIRNTLQLWPAFQTTIVPISYPDPEKAIYPRVPNRPVIFKQIKNEELRYYTHMEPEEIADHLTPVLEAMGAIKK, encoded by the coding sequence ATGAGAAGATTGAGTTTAAGAACATTTAAGGTAATTTTCATATTTATTTTCTTTTTAAGCACTTTTGTAGTAACATTTGCTCAAGAAAAAGAGCCATTATTAGTAGGTTCAATTTGGGATCAGGTTGGATTCGGAGGAACGATTGGGCAAATATGTTTAAAAGGATCTCAGTTAGCTGTTGATCTGGTAAATGAAGCAGGGGGAATCTATGGTCGTAAAGTTGAATACATCAATATTGATGGACAGAGTGAATTGGATGTAATAGCAGGTGCGGCAAAACGACTTGCAGAAGAAAGAAAAGTATTAGCTGCGATTGGTAGTGAAGATGACTCGTTAACCTCTGCTTCGGGACCGGTATTTCAAGCTAATGGCACAGTTTTTTTAACAGGTCCAGCTACAACTCCAACACAACCAGAAATAGGAGAATATATTTTTATGCCTGCTTATGGCGACCACTTCCAGGGAACAGCTGCGGCTAAATTCTGTGCTGAAGAATTGGGATGGAAAAAGATAGCAGTGCTTTATGATGCTGCCAGTGCTTATAGTGTCTATCTGTCTAAAGCTTTTCAGGAAGCTTTTAGATACTTTACTAATGATCCTACAGCCATAGTTCAGGTGGAATCCTATATGACTGGTGATATGACCTTCACTGCACAACTTACCAGAATTAGGGGTATTCAGGATAAAATAGATGCCTTTGTTACATTCCCTCCTGAACCACAGGATGCTCCTGTTTATTCAAAACAAGCAAGAAGTCTGGGAATTACAGTTCCACTTTTCTTCACCGATGGTGGTGATGATATGAGTGTAGTAGAAGTTGGAGGAGATGCTGTAGAAGGTGCATATATTTCCACTCAATTTGCTGGTGATGCTCCTACAACTGAAATAGGTAAACAATTCGTATTAGATTATAATAATAAGTTTGGTGAAGAACCAGGCTGTTTTGAATCAATTGGCTATGATTCTATGAGATTAGTTCTTGAGTCCATAGATGCGATTATTGGAATAGTTGGAGATGAAGTATGGGATTCCATGACATTAGTACAGAAGAGAACAGCTATTAGAAATACGCTACAGCTGTGGCCTGCTTTTCAAACCACCATTGTACCAATATCCTATCCAGATCCAGAAAAAGCAATATATCCAAGAGTACCCAACAGACCGGTCATATTCAAACAGATAAAAAACGAAGAGCTTCGCTATTATACTCATATGGAACCGGAAGAAATTGCAGACCATCTAACACCAGTTCTGGAAGCCATGGGTGCCATAAAAAAATGA
- a CDS encoding ABC transporter ATP-binding protein, with the protein MPVDMQIRKLTKQFGGLKAVSELDFELNQGELLGLIGPNGAGKTTVFNIITGLLRPNAGQILFHGQNIAEWAPHRISACGIARTFQNIRLMPGMTVRENIRPAFHQKISYSLLSSIARTSAFIKAENEMNQKIDEVLNILQISEYTDHYVEDLPYGIQRRIEIARALCLEPAVLLLDEPTAGLNQKEAKDIVEVIKHLSNENNISIIVIEHNMRVIMSICSRIIVINQGQLISSGTPEEIQQDKEVIRVYLGEKRIAG; encoded by the coding sequence ATGCCAGTAGATATGCAAATAAGAAAATTAACCAAACAATTTGGAGGATTAAAAGCTGTTTCTGAACTTGATTTTGAACTTAATCAGGGAGAACTGCTGGGGCTGATAGGTCCAAATGGTGCTGGCAAGACAACTGTCTTTAATATCATTACCGGTCTTTTAAGGCCAAATGCAGGGCAAATACTTTTTCATGGTCAAAACATAGCAGAATGGGCCCCACACCGAATATCTGCTTGCGGCATTGCTCGTACTTTCCAAAATATCAGGCTTATGCCAGGGATGACAGTACGAGAAAATATAAGACCAGCATTCCATCAAAAAATTAGTTACTCCCTATTAAGCTCAATTGCCAGGACTTCTGCTTTTATTAAAGCAGAAAACGAAATGAATCAGAAGATTGATGAAGTGCTCAATATACTACAGATATCTGAATATACTGATCATTATGTGGAAGATCTCCCTTATGGGATACAGAGGAGAATTGAGATTGCCAGGGCTTTATGCCTTGAGCCAGCAGTTTTGCTGCTTGATGAACCTACTGCAGGTTTGAATCAAAAAGAAGCAAAAGATATTGTTGAGGTTATTAAACATCTGTCTAATGAAAATAATATTTCTATTATTGTTATAGAACATAATATGAGAGTTATTATGAGTATATGTAGCCGTATTATAGTTATTAATCAGGGGCAACTAATTTCCTCTGGTACTCCGGAGGAGATACAGCAAGACAAAGAAGTGATAAGAGTTTATTTAGGAGAGAAAAGAATTGCAGGATAG
- a CDS encoding ABC transporter ATP-binding protein — translation MEKIHIRIQDLNKRYGNVDAVKNLNLDIERGNFTTLLGPSGCGKTTTLRIIAGFVKEDSGKILLNNKLINDIPPHKRKVGMVFQSYALFPHMNVFNNLAYGLHLRKLPKSEIEERVKNILRFIGLEGKEKQMIFQLSGGQQQRVALGRTVILEPEVLLMDEPLSNLDAKLRISVRNEIKQIQKKLDITTVYVTHDQEEALSMSDTIVVMNSGKIQQIGTPWEIYNYPQNQFVADFIGMKNFLEAMVKKIEPVKVILDCQGLQLSMNRIKGSGFSIDEKMLISIRPEDIKIYKEKPNHPIINLWKGIISESSYLGKIIRYWIQTENGHALIVEDYAPKEFIEGDVYLDIDEDSVQFIQKE, via the coding sequence ATGGAAAAAATACATATTAGAATTCAGGATTTAAACAAAAGATATGGAAATGTAGATGCTGTGAAAAATTTAAATTTGGATATAGAAAGAGGGAATTTTACTACTTTATTAGGACCTTCGGGATGTGGAAAAACAACTACCCTCAGAATTATTGCTGGTTTTGTTAAAGAAGATAGTGGCAAAATATTATTAAATAACAAGCTTATTAATGATATTCCTCCTCATAAAAGAAAAGTAGGTATGGTGTTTCAATCCTATGCTTTATTCCCTCATATGAATGTATTTAATAACCTAGCCTATGGTTTACATTTAAGAAAACTACCTAAAAGTGAAATTGAAGAAAGAGTAAAAAATATCTTAAGATTCATTGGCCTGGAAGGAAAAGAAAAACAGATGATTTTTCAATTAAGCGGGGGGCAGCAACAACGGGTGGCTCTTGGTCGAACGGTTATTTTAGAACCCGAAGTTTTATTAATGGATGAGCCTCTGTCTAATTTAGATGCCAAACTTAGAATCAGTGTCCGAAATGAAATTAAGCAGATTCAGAAAAAGCTGGATATTACTACTGTTTATGTTACACATGATCAGGAAGAAGCCCTTTCTATGTCAGATACCATAGTGGTTATGAATTCAGGAAAAATTCAGCAAATTGGAACCCCATGGGAAATTTATAATTATCCCCAAAATCAATTTGTAGCTGATTTTATTGGAATGAAGAATTTTTTAGAGGCAATGGTAAAAAAGATAGAACCAGTAAAGGTTATTCTGGATTGCCAGGGATTACAATTATCAATGAACAGGATAAAGGGCAGTGGCTTTTCAATTGATGAAAAAATGTTAATAAGTATCAGACCTGAAGATATTAAAATTTATAAAGAAAAACCTAATCACCCTATCATTAATTTATGGAAAGGAATTATTTCTGAGAGCAGTTATTTGGGCAAAATAATCCGTTATTGGATTCAGACTGAGAATGGTCATGCCCTGATTGTAGAGGACTATGCTCCCAAGGAATTTATTGAAGGTGATGTCTATCTGGATATTGATGAGGACAGTGTCCAATTTATTCAAAAAGAATAA
- a CDS encoding metallophosphoesterase, protein MNLKLGMISDLHARKNKWFMQRKLIQQIMEFFISRQVDAVIDLGDRIEGTSCLEDEELTMIIRQELEHFNMKVFYLYGNHDLFYVNKSMLNSILKKKNSYEIAKLKDFLLLILDSNDGQSAFVSRRQIDWMCKVLTENNSPVLIFSHHPIFAIDISEHAYFSLHPNEAIVNNFHEVQSCILRNPKVIGVFQGHIHQLLKKSISGKIFGINPPLHDSQDKNFPEGGIAITDITFPGTIKVSYFRVTTKGNEYLFPEMEDLEFQLECN, encoded by the coding sequence ATGAATCTTAAACTGGGAATGATTAGTGATCTGCATGCCAGAAAAAATAAATGGTTTATGCAACGTAAGCTAATTCAACAAATAATGGAATTCTTTATCAGCAGGCAAGTGGATGCAGTGATAGATTTAGGTGACCGTATAGAGGGAACTTCATGTTTAGAAGACGAGGAATTAACAATGATTATTCGTCAAGAACTCGAACACTTTAATATGAAAGTTTTTTATCTTTACGGAAACCATGATCTTTTCTATGTCAACAAAAGCATGTTGAATAGTATTTTAAAAAAGAAGAATTCATATGAAATCGCTAAATTAAAGGATTTTCTTTTGCTGATTTTGGATTCTAATGATGGTCAATCGGCTTTTGTATCCAGAAGGCAAATTGACTGGATGTGCAAGGTATTGACTGAAAATAATTCTCCAGTTTTAATCTTTTCACATCACCCTATTTTTGCTATTGACATTTCCGAACACGCCTATTTTTCTCTTCATCCGAATGAGGCCATCGTAAATAATTTTCATGAAGTACAAAGCTGTATCTTAAGAAATCCTAAGGTTATAGGCGTATTTCAAGGGCATATTCATCAATTGCTGAAAAAATCTATTTCCGGCAAAATATTCGGTATAAATCCTCCGTTACATGATAGTCAAGATAAGAATTTTCCTGAGGGAGGCATAGCTATTACGGATATTACCTTTCCCGGTACCATTAAGGTTTCATATTTTCGAGTTACAACCAAAGGGAATGAGTATCTTTTTCCAGAAATGGAAGACCTGGAATTTCAATTGGAATGTAATTGA
- a CDS encoding acetamidase/formamidase family protein, translated as MKKITRDQVIYAMGKSNKPIIDVNPGEMLQIETEDCFSHQLVKPTDTLEENVDFSRVNPATGPIFVNGLKTGETLKVSIKKIKPDKQGVTVAMKGLGVLGDKVENSQVEIIPIENDVIEFAGQKLNCRPMIGVIGVAPEDDEVPNNTPGDHGGNMDTLDVCAGASIYLPVFVDGACFALGDVHAIMGNGEVCGTGVECRSVVELSLNICKKYCWRIPVIETEEYFYFVGSASTLDEAVKKATDEAVLFIEQSNQIPWNTAYMLASLSTHAIVSQAVNPLKTARIQIPKSLLNI; from the coding sequence ATGAAAAAGATTACCAGAGATCAGGTAATTTACGCTATGGGGAAATCAAACAAACCGATAATAGATGTTAATCCCGGAGAGATGCTTCAAATAGAGACTGAGGATTGCTTCAGTCATCAATTAGTCAAACCAACTGATACATTAGAGGAAAATGTTGATTTCTCAAGGGTAAATCCAGCAACAGGACCAATTTTTGTTAACGGTCTTAAAACTGGAGAAACTTTAAAGGTGTCCATTAAAAAGATTAAACCAGATAAACAGGGTGTTACTGTTGCTATGAAGGGATTGGGTGTATTAGGCGATAAGGTAGAGAATTCCCAAGTAGAGATAATCCCAATCGAAAATGATGTTATTGAGTTTGCCGGTCAAAAGTTGAACTGTCGACCCATGATCGGGGTTATAGGTGTAGCACCAGAGGATGATGAGGTACCGAATAATACACCTGGAGATCACGGTGGTAATATGGATACTTTAGATGTCTGTGCCGGTGCATCCATTTATTTACCTGTTTTTGTTGATGGTGCTTGCTTTGCTCTGGGAGATGTTCATGCTATTATGGGAAATGGAGAAGTTTGTGGGACCGGAGTTGAGTGCAGGAGTGTAGTAGAACTTAGTCTCAATATCTGTAAAAAGTACTGTTGGCGAATCCCGGTAATTGAAACTGAAGAGTATTTTTATTTTGTGGGAAGTGCCAGCACATTAGATGAGGCGGTTAAAAAAGCCACTGATGAAGCAGTTCTATTTATTGAACAGAGTAACCAGATTCCATGGAATACTGCTTATATGCTAGCAAGTCTTTCTACCCATGCAATAGTTAGCCAGGCTGTTAATCCATTAAAGACCGCTCGTATCCAGATTCCTAAAAGCCTGTTAAATATATAG
- a CDS encoding extracellular solute-binding protein: MKKYFFVILLIGMFICLFNISIYAADKVLVYAALDSPTLEAIASEFKNETGIDVEWILGGAGEMAVRVRAEKDRPQADVFIGGSVDVHGDLAKDGLLAKISPENAKAIPSQFIDPEGQYFGWYLGLLGLVLNTEMLEQEMPGTLPPKTWDDLLAPEWKGNVVSSSPASSGGAYIFIANMIFRFTELAHYFGFEGDAAIEAGEKAAWNWFREFDQNVDLYMAKATEPITVTSQGEYVVGMSWAHDILVSVEQGLPVELIIPPYTGFEIGGVSAIKGGPNPDSALKFVNFVLSEKSQEINATVGAKRYPTRPGVVSPPNSPDISGVVLTKYNRDWAIANRERLLELWEDLTNK; encoded by the coding sequence ATGAAGAAATACTTTTTTGTTATTCTGTTAATAGGTATGTTTATTTGCCTGTTTAATATTTCGATCTATGCAGCTGACAAAGTATTAGTGTATGCTGCTCTGGATTCTCCGACACTGGAAGCTATTGCCAGTGAATTTAAAAATGAAACTGGTATTGATGTGGAATGGATCCTTGGTGGCGCTGGTGAAATGGCTGTCAGAGTCAGGGCTGAAAAGGATCGTCCTCAAGCGGATGTATTCATCGGGGGTTCAGTAGATGTCCATGGAGATTTAGCAAAAGATGGATTGTTGGCTAAGATTTCTCCTGAGAATGCTAAAGCTATACCATCTCAATTCATCGATCCTGAAGGCCAATATTTTGGCTGGTATCTGGGATTATTAGGATTGGTATTAAACACTGAAATGCTGGAACAAGAAATGCCGGGTACTTTGCCTCCCAAAACATGGGATGACCTACTGGCTCCTGAATGGAAAGGAAATGTCGTCTCTTCCAGTCCAGCCAGCAGCGGTGGTGCTTATATCTTTATTGCGAACATGATTTTCAGATTTACTGAGCTTGCACATTATTTTGGATTTGAAGGAGATGCGGCTATAGAAGCAGGTGAAAAAGCTGCCTGGAATTGGTTCCGCGAATTTGACCAGAATGTAGATCTATATATGGCCAAGGCAACTGAACCGATTACAGTTACATCACAGGGAGAATATGTTGTTGGCATGTCTTGGGCGCATGATATTCTGGTTTCAGTAGAACAGGGATTGCCGGTGGAATTAATTATACCCCCCTATACTGGATTTGAGATAGGCGGAGTGAGTGCCATCAAGGGTGGCCCAAATCCTGATTCAGCATTAAAATTTGTTAATTTTGTATTATCTGAAAAATCCCAGGAAATTAATGCGACAGTAGGTGCAAAAAGATATCCAACGAGACCAGGTGTTGTATCGCCACCCAATTCTCCTGATATCAGTGGAGTTGTTTTAACAAAGTATAATCGGGATTGGGCAATTGCAAACAGGGAACGTTTACTGGAATTATGGGAAGATCTTACGAATAAATAA
- a CDS encoding MFS transporter — MKNESTILAERNKKPDRDYNLIKILVVLFLPYLALSLAQTGFLGLLPFVREEFALTRVQVGYYSTFFFFSAASLSIFTGSIVDKLGPKKSMLLGIGCLGFLLLLHGLSPSYSLLLLLSFLTGLGFSIITPSATKAVMIASPQEKRAFSMGITQAGFGLGGILGASFLPLLGESMGWRRAIQIAAVIVLFTGFFIYKLYQEQKDINHIIHTPEDKRDKQKSFFKNLSSILIEKPLFSICILGILFGISEGSLLGHFVVFLTEDLKISKVTAGLNFATLHMGGMLGLLGWGSLSDRFFRIDRRFSLFLIGLSTGIMYLIFGLFLYHPFLNQIIVFVFSFLFGFVALGWSGVYLTTVGEVAGDRKAGIATGLALLFIRTGMIVAPPIFGLIADMNGYYRNSWLIFSILILVISFLFLKKK; from the coding sequence ATGAAGAATGAATCAACTATTTTAGCTGAAAGAAATAAGAAACCAGACAGAGATTATAATCTAATAAAAATTTTGGTTGTACTATTTCTACCATATCTGGCTTTAAGTTTAGCTCAAACCGGATTTCTGGGATTACTTCCCTTCGTTCGCGAAGAGTTTGCTCTCACTCGAGTCCAGGTTGGCTATTATTCCACTTTTTTCTTTTTCAGTGCAGCATCTCTTTCTATATTTACCGGTAGTATAGTAGATAAATTAGGACCAAAGAAGAGTATGCTTTTAGGTATTGGATGCTTAGGTTTCTTATTACTATTACATGGACTATCTCCTTCTTATAGCCTTCTTTTATTATTGTCCTTTTTAACCGGTCTAGGTTTTAGCATTATTACACCATCAGCAACTAAGGCAGTCATGATTGCTTCTCCACAAGAAAAGCGTGCTTTTTCAATGGGTATTACCCAGGCTGGATTTGGATTGGGAGGTATTCTGGGAGCAAGCTTCTTGCCTCTTCTTGGAGAAAGTATGGGCTGGCGAAGAGCCATTCAGATTGCCGCAGTTATTGTTCTGTTTACCGGGTTTTTTATATATAAACTATATCAGGAACAGAAGGATATCAACCATATAATTCATACACCTGAAGACAAAAGAGACAAACAGAAGTCCTTTTTCAAAAACCTCTCCTCAATTTTAATAGAAAAACCTTTGTTTAGTATTTGTATTCTGGGCATACTATTTGGTATTTCAGAGGGATCCTTACTGGGTCACTTTGTAGTATTCCTGACTGAAGATCTTAAGATAAGTAAGGTGACTGCTGGCTTGAACTTTGCTACTCTTCATATGGGTGGAATGCTCGGACTTTTAGGTTGGGGATCGTTATCAGACCGATTTTTTAGAATAGACCGACGATTTAGCCTTTTCTTGATTGGATTATCTACTGGAATTATGTATCTAATTTTTGGTCTTTTTTTATACCATCCTTTCCTGAATCAAATCATAGTTTTTGTTTTCTCTTTTCTTTTTGGTTTTGTAGCACTGGGCTGGAGTGGGGTATATCTAACAACAGTAGGAGAGGTTGCTGGTGATAGAAAAGCTGGAATTGCCACAGGATTAGCATTATTATTCATTAGAACTGGTATGATTGTAGCTCCACCAATTTTCGGATTGATAGCTGATATGAATGGATACTATAGAAATAGCTGGTTAATATTTAGTATTTTAATTCTGGTTATATCTTTTCTTTTTTTAAAAAAGAAATAA